A section of the Streptococcus oriscaviae genome encodes:
- a CDS encoding GNAT family N-acetyltransferase yields the protein MQIKDMETEEEIKGKAYVHWKAWQEAYAGLLPQEFLQNTYTLERCQDLAFRYPQNTLIALVDGQVVGFACYGTSSQKDLKNAGELYAIYVLAEHYGKEIGYQLFQAVLAKMANSVTISLWVLEGNARAIAFYEKVGFRFDGVTKTVHLGAERTEHRMILRR from the coding sequence ATGCAGATTAAAGACATGGAAACCGAGGAAGAAATTAAAGGGAAAGCCTATGTCCACTGGAAAGCATGGCAGGAGGCCTATGCAGGACTGTTACCGCAAGAGTTTCTTCAAAACACCTATACGTTAGAACGCTGTCAGGATTTGGCCTTCCGCTATCCGCAAAACACCCTGATAGCCCTAGTTGATGGCCAGGTTGTAGGTTTTGCCTGTTACGGCACCTCTAGTCAGAAGGATTTGAAAAATGCGGGCGAACTCTATGCAATTTATGTGTTGGCAGAGCATTATGGCAAAGAGATTGGCTATCAGCTTTTCCAAGCTGTTTTGGCTAAGATGGCTAATTCTGTGACCATTTCTCTCTGGGTTTTAGAGGGGAATGCGCGTGCGATTGCTTTTTATGAAAAAGTAGGATTCCGCTTTGATGGTGTGACAAAAACTGTCCATCTAGGAGCAGAGCGGACGGAACATAGAATGATTTTGAGGAGATAG
- a CDS encoding 8-oxo-dGTP diphosphatase, with the protein MSRKQTVTLTNMCLIEDQNGHVVVQIRDPKRYRWSGVAFPGGHLLEGECFYDSVVREVYEETGLTIHKAQLVGIKHWPDQEGDRYLVFLYKAIDYSGQIHSTDEGEVRWVKKSELPQLDLAYDLLEVLKVMDSPELSEFFYTQKGEDGDWDRNFR; encoded by the coding sequence ATGTCACGAAAGCAAACAGTTACACTGACAAATATGTGTCTTATTGAGGATCAGAACGGTCATGTCGTCGTCCAAATTCGTGATCCTAAACGGTATCGCTGGTCTGGCGTTGCATTTCCGGGAGGACACTTACTCGAAGGGGAGTGTTTCTACGATTCAGTTGTGCGAGAGGTCTACGAAGAAACTGGACTGACGATTCACAAGGCCCAGCTTGTTGGTATCAAGCACTGGCCTGACCAAGAGGGAGACCGCTATCTAGTCTTTCTCTATAAGGCCATTGACTATTCAGGTCAGATTCATTCAACGGATGAAGGAGAAGTCCGTTGGGTGAAAAAGTCTGAACTGCCCCAGCTTGATCTGGCCTACGACTTACTAGAGGTCTTAAAAGTTATGGACAGCCCAGAGCTATCTGAATTTTTCTATACCCAAAAGGGAGAAGATGGCGACTGGGACCGCAATTTTCGCTAG
- a CDS encoding elongation factor Tu, with protein sequence MKQLYLVTDKEQLQLYQDFLIHHQEKWQSYIHYLKKNYQVTDLPQAILWTDLETATKILRDCPIPAYTNEVRMVMTPEIEVWKSIYLRQLEDYPISPETKEIATYYSSLSDRHLLQIIGHELAHQSDCFLDYEEETMWFEEGMVEYISRCYFLSDQEFEAEKRVNEQLVQLFQAQNGYHPLSEFGKATYQGNYASIFYKYWRSFLAIDFLVQRFGSISAVFADYHRWNDEGRPVDLLTWFNLRI encoded by the coding sequence ATGAAGCAACTTTATTTGGTTACAGACAAGGAGCAGTTACAGCTCTATCAGGATTTCCTTATTCATCATCAGGAAAAATGGCAGAGCTATATCCATTATCTGAAGAAGAACTACCAAGTGACAGATTTGCCTCAGGCTATTCTCTGGACAGATTTAGAAACAGCAACAAAAATCCTTCGAGACTGTCCGATACCTGCCTATACAAACGAAGTGCGCATGGTCATGACCCCAGAAATAGAAGTCTGGAAGTCCATTTACCTCAGGCAATTAGAAGACTACCCTATTTCTCCTGAGACCAAGGAAATAGCCACCTATTACAGCTCCTTGTCGGATAGACATCTCTTGCAAATCATCGGCCATGAATTAGCCCATCAAAGCGACTGCTTTTTGGACTATGAAGAAGAAACCATGTGGTTTGAAGAAGGAATGGTGGAATACATCAGCCGTTGCTATTTTTTGTCAGATCAGGAATTTGAAGCTGAAAAACGGGTCAATGAGCAACTCGTCCAGCTTTTTCAGGCCCAAAACGGTTACCATCCCCTCTCAGAGTTTGGAAAAGCGACCTATCAAGGCAATTATGCCTCTATCTTTTATAAGTACTGGCGCAGTTTTCTAGCGATTGATTTTCTCGTTCAGCGCTTTGGCAGTATTTCTGCTGTCTTTGCCGACTATCATCGTTGGAATGATGAAGGCCGACCAGTTGATCTACTAACTTGGTTTAACCTAAGAATTTAA
- a CDS encoding glucose-1-phosphate adenylyltransferase, with protein MAQNKMLAMILAGGRGTRLEGLTKKVAKPAVAFGGKYRIIDFPLSNCANSGIDIVGVLTQYEPVLLNSYVAQSQRWGLDVQGSGIFVLPPSEKIEGFGLYKGTADAITQNIDFIDLHDPEYVLILSGDHIYKMNYDKLLDTHIQNEADATIAVIEVPLKEASRFGIMNTDKDYRIEEFEEKPAKPKSNLASMGIYIFTWKTLRKYLLEDDKLDTSSHDFGHDIIPKYLADGRRLYAHPFRGYWKDVGTVNSLWESNMDLIDHAGDLDLSDASWRIYSEDSGSPAQVIGTSATVRSAYIDKGATIDGLVEHSVISTDAQVQKGASVKNSVILPGAIIGEDVDLDYVIVAENIKIADGTKLAGTPDQILLIDKNVTK; from the coding sequence TTGGCACAAAATAAAATGTTAGCAATGATTCTTGCTGGTGGTCGTGGTACTCGTCTTGAAGGTCTGACCAAAAAGGTTGCAAAACCTGCTGTTGCCTTTGGTGGCAAATACCGCATCATCGACTTTCCGCTCAGTAACTGTGCAAACTCTGGTATTGATATTGTAGGGGTATTGACACAGTATGAGCCAGTCCTTCTTAACTCTTATGTTGCCCAATCCCAACGTTGGGGATTGGATGTGCAAGGTTCAGGTATCTTCGTGCTTCCTCCAAGTGAGAAAATCGAAGGCTTCGGGCTCTATAAGGGAACTGCCGATGCAATCACTCAAAACATCGACTTTATTGACCTTCATGATCCTGAGTATGTCCTTATCTTATCTGGTGACCACATCTATAAGATGAACTATGACAAGCTACTTGATACCCACATTCAAAACGAGGCAGATGCTACCATCGCCGTAATTGAAGTTCCTCTCAAAGAAGCTTCTCGCTTTGGTATCATGAATACGGACAAAGACTATCGTATTGAAGAGTTTGAGGAAAAACCTGCTAAACCTAAGAGTAACCTTGCTTCTATGGGGATTTATATCTTTACTTGGAAAACTCTTAGAAAATACCTCTTGGAAGATGATAAGCTAGATACATCCTCTCACGACTTCGGTCACGATATCATTCCAAAATATCTTGCTGATGGTCGCCGCCTATACGCTCATCCATTCCGCGGTTACTGGAAAGACGTTGGTACCGTCAACAGCCTTTGGGAATCAAACATGGACTTGATTGACCATGCTGGTGATTTGGATCTGTCTGACGCTTCTTGGAGAATCTACTCAGAAGACTCTGGTTCTCCTGCTCAGGTTATCGGTACTAGCGCAACTGTCCGCAGTGCCTATATTGACAAAGGTGCTACAATTGATGGATTGGTAGAGCACTCTGTTATTTCTACCGACGCTCAGGTTCAAAAAGGCGCTTCCGTTAAAAACTCTGTTATTTTGCCAGGGGCTATTATCGGTGAAGATGTGGATCTTGACTATGTCATTGTCGCTGAAAATATTAAAATCGCAGATGGAACCAAGCTAGCTGGTACCCCAGATCAAATCTTGTTGATTGACAAAAATGTAACCAAGTAA
- a CDS encoding dihydroorotate dehydrogenase electron transfer subunit: protein MILKEKMTILAQEEIAPSIFSMVLAGQMVAEMEVGQFVHILVPDQSMLLRRPISISEIDKEKGQCRLIYRVEGQGTEVFSKMTAGQSLDIMGPLGQGFPFDFLEKGQSALIIGGGIGVPPLVELAKQLHAKGVDVHSVIGFATDKAIILQEELSRYGSVQVTTDDGSYGQKGYVSIVVDGLEKSFDAVYACGAPAMMTYVDQKFEEHPHAYLSLEARMACGMGACYACVVHPKGAAAHENKRVCKEGPVFATGSLNL, encoded by the coding sequence ATGATTCTAAAAGAAAAAATGACAATCCTTGCACAGGAAGAAATAGCGCCATCTATTTTTTCTATGGTGTTGGCCGGTCAAATGGTAGCTGAGATGGAAGTTGGGCAGTTTGTCCATATTTTAGTTCCCGATCAGTCTATGCTGTTACGGCGACCGATTTCTATCTCAGAAATTGATAAAGAAAAGGGTCAGTGCCGGCTGATTTACCGGGTCGAAGGCCAGGGGACAGAAGTCTTTTCCAAGATGACTGCCGGACAAAGCTTGGACATTATGGGGCCACTTGGGCAAGGTTTTCCATTTGATTTCCTTGAAAAAGGACAGTCAGCTCTCATCATTGGGGGAGGAATTGGTGTTCCACCGCTAGTTGAGCTGGCAAAACAGCTTCATGCCAAGGGAGTGGACGTCCATTCTGTGATTGGTTTTGCGACAGATAAGGCTATCATTTTACAAGAAGAACTCAGCCGTTATGGTTCAGTTCAGGTTACGACTGACGATGGTTCTTATGGGCAAAAAGGCTATGTGTCGATCGTTGTTGATGGGCTGGAGAAGTCCTTTGATGCGGTGTATGCTTGTGGGGCTCCTGCTATGATGACCTATGTTGATCAGAAGTTTGAAGAACACCCTCATGCTTATCTTTCCTTGGAAGCGCGGATGGCTTGTGGGATGGGGGCCTGCTATGCCTGTGTCGTTCATCCAAAAGGAGCAGCGGCTCATGAAAACAAGCGTGTTTGTAAGGAAGGGCCTGTGTTTGCAACAGGCAGCCTGAACTTATAG
- the glgA gene encoding glycogen synthase GlgA, whose protein sequence is MTKKSVLFVASEGLPFIKTGGLADVIGSLPKELVNQGMDVRVVLPLYLKIAVNNHSDFDYVASYDVRAGDIQSMANVYSQVVDGVTFYFIEHRDFFERDELYGYDDDATRFGFFQHATCRLLEALNFFPDVIHTHDWHTAAIPFLCRTFYSYREEFRAIKHVFTIHNLAFQGIFHKQALWSALGMNYSYYLDGIARFHDDCISFMKLGILYADKVTTVSETYAREILTEEFGENMQHVLELRRHDLLGIVNGIDYDTWDSNTDQYLVQNYGLDSLEEKKKNKLALQAQFGLPQDESVILVGIVSRLTWQKGFYLLTEVLSHLLQAHVQFVILGNGETDIENAFNHFKHAYPEKFAFYRGYNEPLAHQIYAASDLFLMPSMFEPCGISQLISMHYGTLPLVRETGGLVDTVTPYHIETKEGTGFSFGGRDAYNMKRVYDFALETYYDRPDDWRKLIEQAMTRDFSWKASAQRYIYLYQEITQ, encoded by the coding sequence ATGACTAAAAAATCTGTTCTCTTTGTAGCTTCCGAAGGACTTCCCTTCATTAAAACAGGTGGGTTAGCCGATGTTATCGGCTCCCTTCCCAAGGAACTTGTCAACCAAGGAATGGATGTTCGGGTTGTCCTTCCCCTCTATCTAAAAATCGCAGTTAACAACCACTCTGATTTTGATTATGTAGCCAGCTATGATGTTCGTGCAGGCGATATTCAGTCAATGGCCAATGTTTATAGTCAAGTTGTGGACGGTGTTACATTCTACTTTATTGAACACCGCGACTTCTTTGAACGGGATGAACTTTATGGGTATGACGATGATGCGACCCGCTTCGGATTCTTCCAACATGCAACCTGTCGCCTCTTGGAAGCCCTCAATTTCTTTCCGGATGTTATCCACACACATGATTGGCATACAGCTGCTATTCCTTTCCTCTGCCGTACTTTTTATAGCTACCGCGAGGAGTTTCGTGCCATCAAACATGTCTTTACCATCCACAATCTAGCCTTCCAAGGTATCTTCCACAAACAGGCTCTCTGGTCCGCTTTAGGAATGAATTACAGTTACTACCTTGATGGCATTGCTCGCTTCCATGATGACTGTATCAGCTTCATGAAACTGGGCATCCTTTACGCAGATAAGGTAACAACTGTTTCTGAAACCTACGCAAGAGAAATTCTCACCGAAGAATTTGGCGAGAATATGCAGCACGTTTTGGAACTTCGCCGCCACGATTTGTTGGGGATTGTCAATGGTATTGACTATGATACTTGGGATAGCAATACAGACCAGTACCTCGTCCAAAACTACGGCCTGGACAGCTTGGAAGAAAAGAAAAAGAATAAGCTTGCCCTCCAAGCACAGTTTGGATTGCCTCAAGACGAATCTGTTATTTTGGTGGGAATTGTTTCCCGTTTGACCTGGCAAAAAGGCTTCTACCTCCTGACAGAAGTTCTCAGTCACTTGTTACAAGCCCATGTTCAATTTGTCATTTTGGGTAACGGCGAAACCGACATCGAAAACGCCTTTAATCACTTCAAGCACGCCTATCCTGAAAAATTTGCCTTCTACCGTGGCTACAACGAGCCGCTTGCCCATCAAATCTATGCGGCAAGTGACCTCTTCCTCATGCCATCTATGTTTGAACCATGCGGTATCAGTCAGTTAATTTCTATGCACTATGGTACCTTGCCACTGGTTCGCGAAACAGGAGGCTTGGTAGATACAGTCACTCCTTACCACATCGAAACCAAGGAAGGAACAGGATTTAGCTTCGGCGGTCGCGATGCCTACAATATGAAGCGCGTTTACGATTTTGCCCTAGAAACCTACTACGACCGACCTGATGACTGGAGAAAACTGATTGAACAAGCCATGACCCGTGATTTCAGCTGGAAGGCTTCTGCTCAACGGTACATCTATCTCTATCAGGAAATTACTCAGTAA
- a CDS encoding ABC transporter substrate-binding protein, which yields MKLNKMLTTGLAVVACLLLTACGGETTQENQVLTSIEEKGKVVIAMNPEFPPFEFRTLIDGKDTIVGADVELAKAIADELGVEVEFSSMSFNNVLTSLQLGKADLAISGISATEERAKLYDFSVPYYQSVNKIIIRKADLATYATSESFEGATIGTQKGTIQEEVAKAQFTTASFISLEQNGELINELKSGHLDGVVFEEPIAKAYVANNDDLVIADIAIETSISDSYAVAMNKNNPALKEKVDKVITELVESGKMAQMVEDAYQLSISGSSE from the coding sequence ATGAAATTGAATAAAATGCTGACAACCGGATTAGCAGTAGTGGCATGTTTGCTACTGACTGCTTGCGGTGGTGAAACTACACAAGAAAACCAAGTTTTGACCTCAATTGAAGAAAAAGGAAAAGTGGTTATTGCTATGAACCCTGAGTTTCCTCCTTTTGAGTTTAGAACGCTGATTGATGGTAAGGATACAATAGTAGGAGCAGATGTAGAGTTGGCCAAAGCCATTGCAGATGAGTTGGGAGTCGAGGTTGAGTTTTCGAGCATGAGCTTTAATAACGTTTTGACTAGCTTACAGTTGGGCAAGGCTGACTTGGCAATCTCGGGCATTTCAGCGACCGAAGAACGTGCTAAACTCTACGATTTCTCAGTACCTTATTATCAGTCTGTCAACAAGATTATTATTCGTAAGGCTGACCTAGCAACCTATGCAACTTCCGAGTCTTTTGAAGGTGCTACCATTGGTACCCAGAAAGGAACCATCCAAGAAGAAGTCGCAAAGGCACAATTTACCACAGCCAGCTTTATCTCATTGGAGCAAAACGGGGAGCTAATCAATGAACTAAAATCAGGGCATTTGGACGGAGTGGTTTTTGAAGAACCGATTGCCAAAGCCTATGTTGCCAACAATGACGATTTGGTAATTGCAGATATTGCAATTGAAACCAGTATTTCAGATTCCTACGCTGTTGCAATGAATAAAAATAACCCAGCATTGAAGGAAAAGGTAGATAAGGTGATTACAGAATTGGTTGAATCTGGCAAGATGGCACAGATGGTAGAGGACGCCTACCAACTCTCAATCTCTGGTTCATCAGAATAA
- the glgD gene encoding glucose-1-phosphate adenylyltransferase subunit GlgD, with amino-acid sequence MLRNTLGIVNIEGKNVQFGDVMAHRGTQAFGFLGRYRLIDFVLSNMSNSGITEFQVYMPAKMRSTIQHVGTGKHYNINSKRGKLRLLNSATDPNSIYQHDIKAFSDNLHYIESSNKEYVLIAPSYFIYSQDYSRLLDEHLATGADVTVLYKNVTDAKENFIGCQTLKFGDDKRIVEFEENHGKYKNRPVSLEAYFMKRTLFLDLIKRANKVSALYWLKDILNDLVDQYKIVGYAHRDFVACINTVESYFKTQLELIDRDTRKLLFKNNWPIHTQTSDSSPTLYGPLAEVKRSLISNGGNINGQIENSVIDRDVVIEEGVVIKNSIILNGVTIKSGANIENAIIDKATTISHPVDIKGSEVSPAYLKAHQII; translated from the coding sequence ATGCTAAGAAATACATTAGGAATTGTAAACATTGAAGGAAAGAACGTTCAATTCGGTGATGTGATGGCCCACCGTGGTACCCAAGCCTTTGGTTTCCTAGGCCGTTACCGCTTGATTGACTTTGTTCTCTCTAACATGTCTAACTCAGGCATCACTGAGTTTCAGGTTTATATGCCTGCTAAAATGCGGTCAACTATCCAACACGTTGGTACTGGCAAACACTACAACATCAACAGTAAGCGTGGCAAACTTCGCTTGCTCAATAGTGCAACAGATCCTAACTCCATCTACCAACATGATATTAAGGCCTTCTCAGACAACCTTCACTACATTGAAAGTTCAAATAAAGAGTATGTCTTGATTGCTCCTTCCTACTTCATTTACAGTCAGGATTATTCAAGACTCTTGGATGAACACCTTGCTACTGGCGCTGATGTGACTGTTCTCTATAAGAACGTTACAGATGCTAAAGAAAACTTTATCGGCTGCCAAACCTTGAAGTTCGGTGATGACAAACGCATTGTCGAATTTGAAGAAAACCACGGTAAGTATAAAAACCGTCCAGTTTCCCTAGAAGCCTACTTTATGAAACGCACCCTCTTCCTTGACCTAATCAAGCGTGCTAACAAAGTATCTGCTCTCTACTGGCTCAAGGACATCCTCAATGACTTGGTGGATCAATACAAGATTGTCGGTTATGCACACCGTGACTTCGTTGCGTGTATCAATACGGTAGAGTCTTACTTCAAGACCCAGTTGGAACTGATTGACCGCGATACCCGCAAGCTTCTCTTCAAGAACAACTGGCCAATTCACACCCAAACTAGCGATAGCTCGCCAACTCTTTACGGACCGCTTGCTGAGGTAAAACGCAGCTTGATTTCAAACGGTGGAAACATCAACGGTCAGATTGAAAACTCTGTGATTGACCGTGACGTTGTGATTGAAGAAGGCGTTGTGATTAAGAACTCCATCATCTTGAACGGTGTCACCATCAAGAGCGGAGCAAACATTGAAAATGCCATTATCGATAAGGCGACAACCATTTCACACCCTGTCGATATTAAAGGTAGCGAGGTTTCACCAGCTTATCTGAAAGCTCATCAAATCATCTAG
- the glgB gene encoding 1,4-alpha-glucan branching protein GlgB → MTSFSDLDLYFMHTGEHTSLHEKFGAHIVKEGNKILGTHFRLYAPNAREVFLVGDFNDWQKSHPMEWEVDGVFQLYVADLKSLQDYKYLIITHDGREIYKADPYAFYSQLRPNTASTTYNARYKFKDDLWMYHRVNYDFKEQPVSIYEVHLGSWKQKFANKNEGGAPAEAFYSYKEIAPLLIQHVKENGYTHIELMPVMEHPLDASWGYQITGYFSPTSRYGKPDELKYLVDQCHQAGIGVILDWVPLHFCKDAHGLYQFDGSWLYEYEPEHDRENHQWGTANFDLGKGLTRSFLLSNIKYWLQNFHFDGIRVDALSYLIYWRGETDEDKINHTAIDFIKRVNALVHEEFKGVMMIAEDSSSYPKVTHPLDEGGLGFDMKWDLGWMNDTLEYISRPAVYRKYHSKELTFGMFYNQTEQFLLPLSHDEVVHGKLSIVDKMNGDYEDKFHLARVYYSYYFAHPGKKLLFMGNEWGHIREWHEYTEMDWGLKLYPIHDSFYQMMKTLSNFYKDHDAFWKYDYQAHEKGFKWIRIDEEASLFAFSRYSDDQEILVVNNFNDQELYDVHLDLPQGSEYKLVFSSNAIPTENFSLYPDENGATITIPRLTSYYLERVQPKKPTRKKAQKKAK, encoded by the coding sequence ATGACCTCATTTAGTGATTTGGATCTCTATTTTATGCACACTGGTGAGCATACCTCACTCCACGAAAAATTTGGCGCCCATATCGTCAAAGAGGGCAATAAAATTTTAGGTACTCACTTCCGCCTCTATGCACCTAACGCTCGGGAAGTCTTTCTCGTCGGAGATTTCAATGATTGGCAAAAAAGCCATCCGATGGAATGGGAAGTAGATGGTGTATTCCAACTCTATGTAGCGGACTTAAAGTCGCTGCAAGATTATAAATACCTCATCATAACGCACGATGGCCGTGAAATCTACAAGGCTGACCCCTATGCCTTTTATAGTCAGCTGCGACCAAATACTGCTTCCACCACTTATAATGCACGCTATAAATTCAAAGACGACCTGTGGATGTATCACCGGGTTAACTACGATTTCAAAGAACAGCCTGTTTCAATCTACGAAGTCCATCTAGGATCTTGGAAGCAAAAATTTGCTAATAAAAACGAAGGCGGTGCTCCTGCTGAAGCCTTTTACAGCTACAAGGAGATTGCGCCTCTTCTCATCCAACACGTCAAAGAAAACGGTTATACCCACATTGAACTGATGCCCGTCATGGAACATCCCTTGGATGCTTCTTGGGGATACCAGATTACTGGTTACTTCAGCCCGACGAGCCGCTACGGTAAGCCTGATGAACTAAAATATCTAGTGGATCAATGCCACCAAGCTGGAATCGGCGTCATTCTGGATTGGGTACCCCTGCACTTCTGTAAAGACGCTCACGGTCTTTATCAGTTTGACGGAAGCTGGCTCTACGAATATGAACCTGAGCATGACCGCGAAAATCACCAATGGGGAACAGCAAACTTTGACCTTGGAAAAGGACTGACCCGCTCCTTCTTGCTCTCCAATATCAAGTATTGGCTGCAAAACTTCCACTTTGATGGCATTCGTGTTGACGCTCTCTCATATCTGATTTACTGGCGTGGGGAAACGGATGAGGATAAGATTAACCATACTGCCATTGACTTCATTAAACGAGTGAACGCCCTTGTCCACGAAGAGTTCAAAGGGGTAATGATGATTGCCGAGGACTCCTCCAGCTATCCAAAAGTAACCCATCCTTTAGATGAAGGCGGACTTGGTTTTGACATGAAGTGGGATTTGGGTTGGATGAATGACACCTTGGAATACATTAGCCGACCTGCTGTCTACCGTAAGTACCATTCCAAAGAATTAACTTTCGGTATGTTCTACAACCAGACCGAACAATTCCTACTTCCGCTGTCACATGACGAAGTAGTTCACGGAAAACTATCCATCGTCGATAAAATGAACGGTGACTACGAAGATAAATTCCATTTGGCTCGGGTATATTACAGCTACTACTTTGCTCACCCTGGTAAGAAACTGCTCTTCATGGGGAACGAGTGGGGACATATTCGTGAGTGGCATGAATACACAGAGATGGACTGGGGTCTAAAACTCTACCCTATCCACGACTCCTTCTATCAAATGATGAAAACCTTGTCTAATTTCTACAAAGACCACGATGCTTTTTGGAAATATGACTATCAAGCCCACGAAAAAGGCTTCAAATGGATTCGTATCGATGAAGAAGCAAGCCTCTTTGCCTTCTCTCGTTATAGCGATGATCAGGAAATCTTGGTTGTCAACAACTTCAACGATCAAGAACTCTATGATGTCCATCTGGATTTGCCGCAAGGCAGCGAGTATAAATTAGTCTTTTCTTCCAATGCCATTCCGACTGAAAACTTTAGTCTTTATCCAGACGAAAATGGCGCAACCATTACTATACCACGTCTAACAAGCTACTACCTCGAACGGGTGCAGCCTAAGAAGCCCACACGGAAGAAAGCACAGAAAAAAGCAAAATAG
- a CDS encoding LysR family transcriptional regulator, with protein MRIQQLHYIIKIAETGSMNEAAKQLFITQPSLSNAVRELEKEMGISIFFRNPKGITLTKDGMEFLSYARQVIEQTELLEERYKNPGAKRQLFSVSSQHYAFVVNAFVSLLKETDMENYELFLRETRTWEIIDDVKNFRSEIGVLFLNNFNRDVLLKLLDDNRLSHTHLFTAKPHVFVSKSNPLANRKSLKLEDLADFPYLSYEQGIHNSFYFSEEILSQEHHKKSIVVSDRATLFNLMIGLDGYTIATGILNSNLNGDNIVSIPLVHDDRIELIYIQHEKTMLSDMGEKFISFLLDEVRFDKD; from the coding sequence ATGAGAATCCAACAATTACATTATATTATAAAAATTGCTGAAACAGGCAGTATGAATGAAGCTGCCAAGCAACTTTTTATTACCCAACCCAGCCTGTCTAACGCTGTTCGTGAGTTGGAAAAAGAAATGGGAATTTCCATCTTTTTCCGTAATCCAAAAGGAATTACTCTGACCAAGGATGGAATGGAGTTTCTTTCCTATGCTCGTCAGGTGATTGAGCAGACTGAACTTTTGGAGGAGCGCTATAAAAATCCCGGGGCCAAAAGGCAGCTGTTCAGTGTGTCTTCGCAGCACTATGCCTTTGTGGTCAATGCCTTTGTATCCCTTTTAAAAGAAACGGATATGGAGAATTACGAGCTTTTTCTACGGGAAACCCGTACATGGGAGATTATTGACGACGTGAAGAATTTCCGCTCTGAGATCGGCGTTCTCTTCCTCAATAACTTTAACCGTGACGTCCTGCTCAAACTCCTTGATGACAACCGGCTCAGCCATACCCATCTCTTCACTGCCAAGCCCCATGTCTTTGTCAGCAAGTCCAATCCATTGGCCAATCGAAAGTCCTTGAAATTAGAAGATTTAGCTGATTTTCCCTACTTGAGCTATGAACAAGGAATTCATAACTCCTTCTACTTTTCAGAAGAAATCCTCTCTCAGGAGCACCATAAAAAGTCCATCGTTGTATCTGACCGGGCAACCCTCTTCAATCTCATGATTGGTTTAGATGGTTATACCATCGCAACAGGTATCCTGAACTCCAATCTTAACGGCGACAATATTGTTTCCATACCGTTGGTTCACGATGATCGGATCGAGTTGATTTATATCCAGCATGAGAAAACCATGTTATCGGATATGGGAGAAAAATTTATCTCCTTCCTCTTGGATGAGGTCAGATTTGACAAGGACTGA